Part of the Thermoanaerobaculia bacterium genome is shown below.
GTCACGGGGACATCGCTCCACCAACCCTCCTCGAGACGCCAGGGGCCGGCGGCGATGCGCACCGCGCCGGCGATGCTGGGGCGCCTGTCGTTGCTCTCGCAGGCGAGGCTCTGGACATGGATCGGCGCCGGCTCGCGATCGGCGGGGCGCGGCTCGACCAGCACCTCGAGCTCGATCGGCGGCCGCAAGGTGCGCACCGCGAGCAGGCCCTTGCCGCCATCCGGAGCGCGTGACCCTGGCGCCGGCCGGACCCCGCCGCGTGACGGCAGCTGCAGCGACAGCGGTGCAGCCGGCGGCGCGAACGGCACCAGGGCGAGGCGCTCCGGCCGGTGGCCGTCGATCGGGCGCGGCGAACCGACGCGGTCGGGACCGAGGAGAGCGAAGAGCCGGGCGAGGGTGGTGGCCAGGCGCTCCGGCGAGAGCGCCGGCGGGCCGAAGAGCGTGCCCTGCTCGGGTCGTGTGCGATCGGGGGTCGCGGTGAAGAGGAAGGCCGCCACGGCGGCGCCCGGGGGGCGGGCTTCGAGGTCGAGGCGGGCGAGGGTGAGCAGCGTCTTCGTGTCGCGGGTCGGAGCGGGCAGTTCCCAGGCGCGTGCATCGCGTCCGGTGGGCTCGAGGGTGAGCTCGAGGGAGAGACGGGTGCAGCCCAGGCCGCGCAGCTCGAGCCGCCGTGAGATCCGGTCGAGCGCCGCGTGCGCGAGGAAGAGAAACGGTTCGAGCGCCACCAGCGGCCATTCGAGCTCGCTGCCTTCGGCGAGGTCGAGCGGCGGCTCGCGGGGGAGCAGGGGCCGCGGATCGATGCCGCGCGCGACGGTGTGGAGCTCCGCCCCCTCGGGCCCCAACCGGCTCACTACAGAGGCGGCGGGAAGGCGGGCGAAGTCGCCGATCGATGCCAGGCCCCAGCGGGCGAGCGTCTCGCCCAGCCGGAGCTCGGGCGCGAGACGCGAGAGCGGCAGCGGGGCCAGAAACCGGGCTTCGCCGCCGGTCGCGACGATGCGCGGCTCGGCGTCGTCCGCCGCCTCCGTGGTACTCGCGAGGGGGCCAGGGGAGCTGCTGGAGCCGGCGGTGCTCTGGGCGGCCACCTGCGCGGCGAGCTTGCTGCCGGCGATGCCGACCCGGGCCGGGAGTCCGGCGTGTCGTGCGGCGGCGACGAGCGCCCGGCCGAGCGCGCGCTCGGCCGTCCAGTCCGGAGTGTCCCGGAGACCGGGACGAAAGCGCCCGGCGAGGCCGTCGGCGTCGAGGAAGAGGAGCCCCGGTCCGGCGACCTCGACGCGCGGCGAGAAGCGCTCGGCGATCTCGGCGAGCGCCTCCTGGGCGGCACGCTCGCAGGCGCTGTCGCGGTTCCTTGCCGCGAGCTTCGGCACCCGGGCGCGCGCCTGGGAGAGCGTCATGCCGGCCGTGACGCCGA
Proteins encoded:
- a CDS encoding DNA polymerase Y family protein, whose translation is MSRLACLWVPLFPLAARLRAEPELAGEALAVTAGNGAAAQIVAATRAARRLGVTAGMTLSQARARVPKLAARNRDSACERAAQEALAEIAERFSPRVEVAGPGLLFLDADGLAGRFRPGLRDTPDWTAERALGRALVAAARHAGLPARVGIAGSKLAAQVAAQSTAGSSSSPGPLASTTEAADDAEPRIVATGGEARFLAPLPLSRLAPELRLGETLARWGLASIGDFARLPAASVVSRLGPEGAELHTVARGIDPRPLLPREPPLDLAEGSELEWPLVALEPFLFLAHAALDRISRRLELRGLGCTRLSLELTLEPTGRDARAWELPAPTRDTKTLLTLARLDLEARPPGAAVAAFLFTATPDRTRPEQGTLFGPPALSPERLATTLARLFALLGPDRVGSPRPIDGHRPERLALVPFAPPAAPLSLQLPSRGGVRPAPGSRAPDGGKGLLAVRTLRPPIELEVLVEPRPADREPAPIHVQSLACESNDRRPSIAGAVRIAAGPWRLEEGWWSDVPVTREYWDVELDAAGLFRIYRDVATGRWSADGVYD